A DNA window from Clostridia bacterium contains the following coding sequences:
- a CDS encoding flagellar basal body rod protein FlgB, giving the protein MKTTELINLLEKAMTGSALRHTVLTNNLTNVNTPNFKRSEVDFRSTLE; this is encoded by the coding sequence ATGAAAACTACGGAGTTAATAAATTTATTGGAAAAAGCAATGACTGGTAGTGCCCTGAGGCATACGGTGTTAACTAATAATTTGACTAATGTCAATACTCCTAATTTCAAGCGAAGTGAGGTTGATTTTCGCTCTACTCTTGAG
- the codY gene encoding GTP-sensing pleiotropic transcriptional regulator CodY — MEMLLEKTRTVNKLLQKTAGNPVEFTEMAKVLSDLVDCNIFIVGRRGKILGYAFMDGFNCAAVEDLVFNAGRFPEAYNEMLMRITQTYANLEKEMGDCVFSDEYDCDFEHKVTTVIPIMGGGERQGTLLLIKYENEFNHQDLILGEYGATVIGMEILRSKAERIEEEARRKAAVQIAIETLSYSELEAIEHIFAELDGKEGLLVASKIADRVGITRSVIVNALRKFESAGVIESKSLGMKGTYIRILNENLLEELAKVRLP, encoded by the coding sequence ATGGAAATGCTTTTGGAAAAAACACGTACAGTTAATAAGCTCTTGCAAAAGACCGCCGGTAACCCGGTAGAATTTACGGAGATGGCTAAAGTATTAAGTGATTTAGTTGATTGTAATATTTTTATTGTCGGTAGACGTGGTAAAATTTTAGGTTATGCTTTTATGGATGGTTTTAATTGTGCAGCTGTAGAAGATCTAGTATTTAATGCTGGTAGATTCCCAGAAGCCTATAATGAAATGTTGATGAGAATAACCCAAACTTATGCTAATTTGGAAAAAGAAATGGGTGACTGTGTATTTAGTGATGAATATGATTGCGATTTTGAACACAAAGTTACCACAGTTATTCCAATTATGGGTGGTGGGGAACGACAAGGTACATTATTATTAATTAAATATGAAAATGAATTTAATCATCAGGATTTAATTTTGGGTGAGTATGGGGCTACAGTTATTGGTATGGAAATTTTACGTTCAAAAGCAGAACGCATTGAAGAGGAAGCTAGAAGAAAAGCTGCAGTGCAAATTGCCATTGAAACTCTTTCTTATTCTGAATTAGAAGCCATTGAACACATTTTTGCAGAACTAGATGGTAAAGAAGGGCTTTTAGTAGCTAGCAAAATTGCCGATCGAGTTGGTATTACTCGCTCTGTGATTGTAAATGCTCTGCGTAAATTTGAAAGTGCTGGTGTAATTGAGTCTAAATCATTGGGAATGAAAGGAACCTATATTAGGATTCTTAATGAAAATTTACTAGAAGAATTGGCTAAGGTTAGATTACCTTAG
- the xerC gene encoding tyrosine recombinase XerC, translated as MQLISSVDNFFSYLESEKNMAQATIKAYNNDWNDFFNYLENELKYDILSLEIKTITHQLVRKYLVYLNDKKLSQNTIARRLAALKSFFRYLLKKGIIKQNPLALVSSPKITRKLPDYLDEADMEKVLNQPFPGKAGLRDKAILELLYGSGIRVSELVSLDIDSLDLSYGFLQVWGKGNRERIVPVGKQTIKAINKYLTIARPLWSRPHEKALFVNQRGGRLSDRSVRTLVKKYCRLAGVKEILSPHGFRHSFATHLLDHGADLRVVQELLGHKKISSTQIYTHVSRGKLRKVYYAAHPRAKRNNISEIEDKLNDNHASGSDISRGGV; from the coding sequence ATGCAGCTAATTTCTTCGGTAGATAATTTTTTTAGTTATTTGGAAAGTGAAAAAAATATGGCACAAGCAACAATAAAGGCGTATAATAATGATTGGAATGATTTCTTTAATTATTTAGAAAATGAATTGAAATATGATATACTATCTTTAGAAATTAAAACAATTACTCATCAGCTTGTCAGAAAGTACCTAGTTTATTTAAATGATAAAAAACTTAGTCAAAATACGATCGCCCGGCGTTTAGCGGCTTTAAAAAGTTTTTTTCGTTATTTGTTAAAAAAGGGAATCATTAAACAAAATCCTTTAGCTTTAGTTTCCAGTCCTAAAATAACTCGTAAATTACCCGATTATTTAGATGAAGCAGATATGGAAAAGGTGTTAAACCAACCTTTTCCCGGTAAAGCAGGTCTTAGAGATAAGGCAATTTTGGAATTATTATATGGTTCAGGTATACGTGTTAGTGAATTAGTAAGTTTAGACATTGATAGTTTAGATTTATCCTACGGTTTTTTACAGGTTTGGGGTAAAGGTAATCGTGAAAGGATTGTTCCTGTTGGGAAGCAGACGATCAAGGCAATTAATAAATACTTAACAATTGCTCGTCCACTTTGGTCTCGTCCACATGAAAAGGCTTTATTTGTCAATCAAAGAGGAGGACGCCTTTCTGATCGCTCGGTAAGGACTTTGGTAAAAAAATATTGCCGTCTAGCTGGGGTAAAAGAAATTCTTTCACCACACGGTTTTCGGCATAGTTTTGCTACTCATCTTTTGGATCATGGTGCCGATTTACGTGTTGTTCAAGAACTTTTGGGTCATAAAAAAATTTCTTCTACACAAATCTATACTCATGTTTCTAGAGGAAAATTGCGTAAGGTTTATTACGCGGCTCATCCAAGAGCCAAAAGAAATAATATATCTGAAATTGAGGATAAACTAAATGATAATCATGCAAGCGGCTCGGATATTTCTAGGGGAGGTGTGTAA
- the topA gene encoding type I DNA topoisomerase, which produces MGKTLVVVESPAKARTISKYLGKKYVVKASLGHVRDLPKSQFGIDLENDLQVKYITIRGKGKVLQELRDLAKKSSQVLLATDPDREGEAIAWHIQTALKIPCEQNCRIEFNEITKEKVGEALKNPRQIDLYRVNAQQARRVLDRIVGYKLSPLLWRKIKRGLSAGRVQSVVVRLICDRETEIKNFQPEEYWSLTAELKKGEYILEAKLHKIGNKKAELKNEEQVKKIIKEIGKQPFLVEKVNQRVQKKNPLPPFMTSTLQQEAYRKLNFTARKTMVIAQQLYEGIDLGKKDGFLGLITYMRTDSTRISAQALAETRDYILKNLGKEYLPKKPRIYVRKNRAQDAHEAIRPTSIKREPNKIKAHLSKDQYLLYKLIWERFLASQLNPALIEITSIDFKVKQYLFRAISSKLVFPGYRKIYVEGKDELEKNDEKTFPALVVKEELALKKLNPKQHFTQPPPRYTEATLIKTLEEKGIGRPSTYAPILATIVSRGYVHKEKRRFVPTELGVLVVDLLKEYFTDIVDLEFTANLENQLDAIEEGSAEWKKVIEDFFADFAADLKIADQKIEQIKVEDEVSDEVCEKCGRNLVIKQGRYGKFLACPGFPECRNTKSLLVNIGVACPLCSDGQIVVRRSKKGRRFYGCSNYPQCDFVSWDEPVNKKCPDCGQILLLKKSARQGSRYVCYNQKCDFTENVAD; this is translated from the coding sequence GTGGGAAAAACATTAGTAGTTGTGGAATCTCCGGCTAAGGCGAGAACCATTAGCAAATATTTGGGTAAAAAGTATGTGGTTAAGGCTTCTCTGGGGCATGTTCGTGATTTACCGAAAAGTCAATTTGGTATTGATTTGGAAAATGATTTACAGGTAAAATATATAACTATTCGCGGTAAAGGGAAAGTATTACAAGAATTACGTGATTTAGCTAAAAAAAGTAGTCAAGTTTTATTAGCTACTGACCCAGATCGGGAAGGGGAGGCTATTGCCTGGCATATTCAAACAGCATTAAAAATTCCCTGTGAACAAAACTGTCGTATCGAATTTAACGAAATAACTAAGGAAAAGGTGGGGGAAGCTTTAAAAAATCCCAGACAAATAGACTTGTATCGTGTAAATGCTCAGCAAGCTAGAAGAGTGTTAGACCGCATTGTCGGCTATAAATTAAGTCCACTTTTGTGGCGGAAAATCAAACGAGGTCTAAGTGCTGGGCGGGTACAATCGGTTGTGGTGCGTTTAATTTGTGATCGGGAAACTGAAATCAAGAATTTTCAACCTGAGGAATATTGGTCATTAACCGCGGAATTAAAAAAGGGTGAGTACATTTTAGAGGCTAAACTGCATAAGATTGGTAATAAAAAGGCTGAATTAAAAAATGAGGAGCAAGTAAAAAAAATTATCAAGGAGATAGGTAAACAGCCTTTTCTGGTAGAAAAGGTAAATCAAAGGGTGCAAAAAAAGAATCCTCTGCCACCTTTTATGACAAGTACTCTGCAGCAAGAAGCTTATCGTAAATTAAATTTTACAGCTCGTAAAACAATGGTTATTGCCCAACAACTTTATGAAGGAATTGATTTAGGCAAAAAAGATGGTTTTTTGGGATTAATTACTTATATGCGTACAGATTCCACAAGGATTAGTGCTCAGGCTTTGGCGGAAACTAGGGATTATATTTTAAAGAATTTGGGTAAGGAATATTTACCTAAAAAGCCGCGTATTTATGTACGTAAAAACCGTGCACAAGATGCTCATGAGGCTATCAGGCCTACATCTATTAAGCGGGAACCTAATAAAATTAAGGCCCATTTAAGTAAAGATCAATATTTGCTTTATAAATTAATTTGGGAGCGTTTTTTGGCTTCCCAATTAAATCCTGCTTTAATTGAAATTACTTCGATTGATTTTAAAGTAAAACAGTATTTATTTAGGGCAATTAGTTCTAAGCTTGTTTTTCCTGGTTATCGGAAAATATATGTTGAGGGTAAAGATGAACTTGAAAAAAATGATGAAAAAACTTTTCCGGCATTAGTAGTTAAAGAAGAATTAGCCCTTAAAAAATTGAATCCTAAACAGCATTTTACTCAACCACCACCGCGGTATACAGAAGCTACATTAATTAAAACTTTAGAGGAAAAAGGTATAGGCAGACCGAGTACTTATGCCCCCATTTTGGCTACTATTGTTTCCCGGGGATATGTACACAAGGAGAAAAGACGTTTTGTGCCTACGGAATTAGGTGTTTTGGTTGTTGATTTATTAAAAGAATACTTTACGGATATTGTTGATTTGGAATTTACTGCTAATCTAGAAAATCAATTAGATGCTATTGAAGAAGGTAGTGCGGAATGGAAAAAGGTAATAGAAGATTTCTTTGCTGATTTTGCGGCAGATTTAAAGATAGCTGATCAAAAAATTGAACAAATTAAAGTTGAAGATGAAGTATCAGATGAAGTTTGCGAAAAATGTGGACGTAATTTAGTAATTAAACAAGGTCGTTATGGTAAGTTTTTAGCTTGTCCGGGTTTTCCGGAATGTCGGAATACAAAATCTCTATTAGTAAATATTGGGGTTGCTTGTCCATTGTGTTCTGATGGACAAATCGTAGTGCGCCGTTCTAAAAAAGGCAGACGTTTTTATGGTTGTAGTAATTATCCTCAATGTGATTTTGTTTCTTGGGATGAACCAGTGAATAAAAAATGTCCGGATTGTGGACAAATTTTGTTGTTGAAAAAAAGTGCCCGACAAGGTTCACGTTATGTTTGTTATAATCAAAAATGTGATTTTACGGAAAATGTAGCTGATTAA
- the dprA gene encoding DNA-protecting protein DprA has translation MLAFHKIFKTSLNKYFMKIQEKFGSFRAAWQNYTGLDFLPKEKFTFFLEERKTIEPQDLVEAYYRQGISAISRLSENFPAALLQISDVPCILYYCGQLSLLKRKGVAIVGSRRPTTYGLTQARLMAGELCKEGLVIISGLARGIDTAAHQGTLEKKGATIAVLGSGLDCPYPPENKRLLEEISRAGLLISEYPPGTEPLSYHFPARNRIISGLSLGVLVIEARARSGSLITCDFALEQGKDVFALPGPVTSPNSIGPLRLIQQGAKLVLHAQDVLAELGYEYQNIFYHQQQEKAKKIREADKIVYNLVAWEPVDLKFILKNYQQKREGVLRSLHQLEKKGLIKQLPGEYYVRI, from the coding sequence ATGCTGGCTTTCCATAAAATTTTTAAAACATCATTAAATAAATATTTTATGAAAATCCAAGAAAAGTTTGGTTCTTTTCGGGCTGCCTGGCAAAATTATACTGGCTTGGATTTTTTACCAAAAGAAAAGTTTACTTTTTTTTTAGAAGAAAGGAAAACCATTGAGCCTCAAGACTTAGTGGAGGCATATTATCGACAAGGCATTAGTGCAATATCTCGCTTATCAGAAAATTTTCCGGCTGCTTTGTTGCAAATTTCTGATGTTCCCTGTATTCTTTATTATTGTGGACAACTTTCTTTATTAAAAAGAAAGGGTGTGGCAATTGTTGGTTCGCGTCGTCCTACAACCTATGGACTTACACAGGCTAGGTTAATGGCTGGGGAATTATGTAAAGAGGGTTTAGTTATAATTAGTGGTTTGGCACGGGGCATTGATACTGCTGCACATCAGGGTACTCTGGAAAAAAAGGGGGCTACCATTGCTGTTTTGGGTTCTGGTTTGGATTGCCCTTATCCACCAGAAAACAAACGTCTTTTGGAAGAAATAAGCAGGGCGGGTTTGTTGATTAGTGAATATCCTCCTGGTACCGAACCACTTAGTTATCATTTTCCGGCTCGAAATCGTATTATTAGTGGTTTGAGTTTGGGAGTTTTAGTGATCGAGGCACGTGCACGTAGTGGTTCCTTGATTACTTGTGATTTTGCTTTGGAACAGGGTAAAGATGTTTTTGCTTTGCCCGGACCGGTTACTAGTCCAAATAGTATAGGACCTTTAAGATTAATTCAGCAGGGGGCTAAATTGGTTCTTCATGCTCAAGACGTTTTGGCCGAATTAGGTTATGAATATCAAAATATTTTTTATCATCAGCAGCAAGAAAAAGCTAAAAAAATAAGGGAAGCTGATAAAATAGTTTATAATTTGGTGGCTTGGGAACCAGTAGATTTAAAATTTATTTTAAAAAATTATCAACAAAAACGGGAAGGAGTCTTGCGGTCTTTGCATCAATTAGAAAAAAAGGGGTTAATAAAACAACTCCCCGGGGAATATTATGTGAGAATTTGA
- a CDS encoding metal-dependent hydrolase: MLKLIFHGHACFSLVGAKENLLIDPFLRDNPLADVQPEEVKPTYILVTHGHDDHFGDALEIAKRTGATIIAPNELAHYCAQQGIEVAPMNPGGSRQFSFGKLFVTPAIHSSAIITSQEIIYAGVACGFVIQMEGAVIYHAGDTALFSDLQLIGAKHQLTCALLPIGDNFVMGPEEALTAAEWLQAEITIPMHYNTFPLIKQDPQVFLQGLIDRGLKGLILNPGEMKEFV, from the coding sequence ATGCTAAAATTAATTTTTCATGGACATGCTTGTTTTAGTTTAGTCGGTGCTAAAGAGAACCTTTTAATTGATCCCTTTCTAAGGGATAATCCTTTGGCTGATGTTCAGCCTGAGGAAGTTAAACCTACTTATATTTTAGTTACTCATGGGCATGATGATCATTTTGGGGATGCTTTGGAAATTGCCAAAAGAACAGGTGCAACAATTATTGCCCCTAATGAATTGGCCCATTACTGTGCCCAACAAGGAATTGAGGTTGCTCCTATGAATCCTGGTGGGTCAAGACAATTTTCTTTTGGGAAACTGTTTGTCACACCGGCAATTCATAGTTCGGCTATTATTACTTCTCAAGAAATTATTTATGCAGGGGTTGCTTGTGGATTTGTTATTCAAATGGAGGGGGCCGTGATTTATCATGCCGGGGATACAGCTCTTTTCAGTGATCTGCAATTAATTGGGGCCAAACATCAATTAACATGTGCTTTGTTACCTATTGGGGATAATTTTGTTATGGGCCCTGAGGAAGCCTTGACGGCTGCAGAATGGTTACAGGCGGAAATTACTATACCCATGCATTATAATACGTTTCCTTTAATTAAGCAGGATCCACAAGTTTTTCTACAAGGTTTAATAGACAGAGGTTTAAAGGGATTAATTTTAAATCCCGGTGAAATGAAAGAATTTGTTTAA